In a genomic window of Rhodovulum sp. P5:
- a CDS encoding MBL fold metallo-hydrolase yields MPAPPPFDPTPGIVETLRPGLRRVLAPNPSPMTFRGTNTYVLGQGTVAIIDPGPDMPAHRQALLAALGPGERVSHILVTHSHLDHSPLARPLSDLTGAPVLAFGDSAAGRRADLADIPGLGGGEGIDAGFVPDILLGDGDVIDGAGWQVTALHTPGHMGNHMCFAWEDAMFTGDHVMGWASSMVSPPDGDLGAFMRSLQKLAARSENAYFPAHGAPVANGPERVADLLAHRKNREAQIVAALADAPATAEALTERIYIDTPRALLPAATRNVLAHLIDLKDKEAVEAVGPLGADTAWART; encoded by the coding sequence ATGCCAGCACCGCCCCCCTTCGACCCGACGCCGGGCATCGTGGAAACCCTCCGCCCCGGTCTGCGGCGTGTGCTTGCGCCAAATCCGTCGCCGATGACCTTTCGTGGCACGAACACCTACGTTCTGGGGCAGGGGACGGTCGCGATCATCGATCCGGGCCCCGATATGCCGGCCCATCGTCAGGCCCTGCTGGCAGCACTTGGGCCCGGCGAACGGGTCAGCCATATCCTTGTGACCCATTCCCATCTCGATCACTCGCCGCTGGCGCGGCCATTGTCCGACCTGACCGGGGCGCCGGTTCTGGCCTTCGGTGACAGTGCGGCCGGGCGACGCGCCGATCTTGCGGACATTCCCGGCCTCGGCGGGGGTGAGGGTATCGATGCCGGTTTTGTACCCGACATCCTGCTTGGCGATGGCGATGTGATCGACGGCGCCGGCTGGCAGGTGACGGCGCTGCACACCCCCGGCCATATGGGCAACCACATGTGTTTCGCGTGGGAGGACGCAATGTTCACGGGCGACCATGTGATGGGCTGGGCCAGTTCGATGGTGTCGCCGCCCGACGGCGATCTGGGGGCGTTCATGAGGTCCCTTCAAAAGCTCGCCGCGCGGTCCGAGAACGCCTATTTTCCCGCCCATGGGGCACCGGTAGCGAACGGACCCGAGCGGGTCGCCGATCTGCTTGCCCATCGCAAGAACCGCGAGGCGCAGATCGTGGCGGCACTGGCCGATGCGCCCGCCACGGCAGAGGCCTTGACGGAGCGGATCTACATCGACACGCCGCGCGCGCTTTTGCCCGCAGCAACCCGCAACGTCCTGGCGCACCTAATTGATTTGAAAGACAAAGAAGCGGTTGAGGCGGTGGGCCCGCTTGGCGCCGATACGGCGTGGGCACGGACCTGA
- a CDS encoding DUF6538 domain-containing protein, protein MPSPVLIGSTYYLRVHVPRAVADKAKGTRVTLPVGEIHKTVQVGGAVKVSLSTKDPAEAKRRFVQAFAAVERHWQALRQDHLTALSFKQCVALAGEIRADFIKIFDEEPGSPETWQRVRLLNKEAQEATQSPFARLMIRPDRDTGNRPALELRFGGFVDTVLGRHGLVIDDESRGKLLQRIAAEMDDAARINFQKARGDYGETGLTKPFPKFQPPEAAEGPQRDAPAKLTFESVISEEVHRRTMGRDAKPLPPNTEKKFRRVAREFAKHRKSDLVETVTAREANDWMRKMQEVGELSNRTIAQRIQNLKTLIEWARGQALGDVFPSGNPLDVLKAPKGAPVPLGERTLRIEEARAILRAARGEAKPELRWLPWLMAYSGARVNEVAQLRADDFFQVGNDWFYRLTTKGGRKLKNQHSARRVPVHPDLIAEGLLAFTGAAKAGERLFPERSQANLRDWVRKSVGLKREALAPNHGWRHLFEDMALTAQMQEAAKRYITGRASRGSDDDYGKSDAMLPALAVEMRKLPPFLEG, encoded by the coding sequence ATGCCGAGTCCGGTCTTGATCGGGTCAACCTACTACTTGCGGGTTCATGTCCCGCGGGCTGTTGCTGACAAGGCGAAGGGGACGCGTGTCACTCTTCCCGTAGGAGAAATTCACAAGACGGTTCAGGTAGGCGGTGCGGTCAAGGTGTCGCTCAGCACCAAAGACCCGGCGGAAGCCAAGCGCCGGTTCGTTCAAGCCTTCGCTGCCGTTGAGCGTCACTGGCAGGCCCTCCGCCAAGATCATCTGACAGCGCTTAGCTTCAAGCAATGTGTGGCCCTCGCGGGGGAAATCCGCGCCGACTTCATCAAGATATTCGACGAGGAACCCGGGAGCCCCGAGACATGGCAGCGCGTCCGTCTCCTGAACAAGGAAGCCCAAGAAGCCACCCAGTCGCCGTTTGCGCGGCTGATGATCCGGCCTGATAGGGACACCGGCAATCGACCGGCCCTTGAGCTTCGGTTTGGTGGCTTTGTGGATACTGTTTTAGGCCGACATGGTCTCGTTATAGACGACGAGTCCCGGGGAAAACTCCTTCAACGGATAGCCGCTGAGATGGACGATGCCGCCCGCATCAACTTTCAGAAGGCCCGGGGGGACTATGGGGAAACAGGACTGACCAAGCCGTTTCCCAAGTTCCAGCCGCCCGAGGCTGCGGAAGGCCCCCAGCGGGATGCGCCTGCCAAACTCACGTTTGAAAGCGTAATCAGCGAAGAAGTCCACCGCAGGACCATGGGCAGGGATGCGAAGCCGCTGCCACCCAACACCGAAAAGAAGTTCCGCCGGGTCGCTAGGGAGTTCGCGAAGCATCGGAAAAGTGATCTTGTCGAGACGGTCACGGCAAGGGAGGCGAACGACTGGATGCGAAAAATGCAGGAAGTTGGGGAACTGTCCAACCGGACCATTGCTCAGCGCATCCAAAACCTAAAGACGCTGATCGAATGGGCACGGGGACAGGCGCTGGGCGACGTATTCCCCTCAGGGAACCCCCTAGATGTCCTCAAGGCACCCAAGGGTGCCCCTGTGCCCCTTGGGGAGCGCACGCTCCGCATTGAGGAAGCGCGGGCAATCCTGAGGGCCGCACGGGGGGAGGCCAAGCCGGAACTGCGCTGGCTGCCGTGGCTGATGGCCTATTCGGGGGCGCGAGTGAACGAGGTTGCCCAGCTTAGGGCCGATGATTTCTTTCAGGTCGGAAATGATTGGTTCTACCGCCTGACGACAAAGGGCGGTCGGAAGTTGAAGAACCAACACAGCGCCCGGCGTGTCCCCGTCCATCCCGACCTGATCGCAGAAGGTCTTCTGGCCTTCACCGGTGCAGCGAAAGCGGGGGAACGGCTGTTCCCCGAGCGCTCACAGGCGAACCTTCGGGACTGGGTGCGAAAGTCAGTGGGCCTGAAACGCGAAGCGCTGGCCCCGAACCATGGATGGAGGCACCTGTTCGAGGACATGGCCCTAACCGCTCAGATGCAGGAAGCGGCGAAACGCTACATCACGGGGAGGGCATCGCGCGGTTCCGACGATGACTACGGCAAGAGCGACGCCATGCTGCCTGCGTTGGCGGTCGAGATGCGAAAGCTGCCGCCCTTCCTTGAGGGGTAG
- a CDS encoding ATP-binding protein, producing MSESWIKRMLPRSLYGRAALILVLPVLTLQLVVSIVFIQRHFEDVTRQMTGAIVLELVYLDRLVSAAPDKPAALQQVQAVAEPLNLRVRFDGTPPVGESRRYYDLSGKTVTSTLRKGLPGFSGIDLASNTNMVRIALESRYGPMDISFDRKRVSASNPHQLLVLMVFTGLLMTVIASLFLRNQLRPIKRLARAADAFGKGRSVRYKPSGATEVRAAGQAFLDMRERIERQIEQRTMMLSGISHDLRTPLTRLRLGLSMIDPAEDTAAMLRDLDDMERMIETFLDFARVEALDDLQSVDPADLLDRVAGAVRDGGQRVHVTDCCRGTSAMLCPLAVERALHNLINNALRHGTTVEVGLDITDRHVTFRVEDDGPGIPEDRREEALKPFQRLDTARNQNSGIGVGLGLAIAADIARSHGGALRLGQSARHGGLLAELVLAR from the coding sequence ATGAGCGAAAGCTGGATCAAGCGGATGCTGCCGCGCAGCCTGTATGGACGGGCCGCGCTTATTCTGGTGTTGCCGGTCCTGACATTGCAATTGGTGGTGTCCATCGTCTTCATCCAGCGCCATTTCGAAGACGTCACCCGTCAGATGACCGGGGCCATCGTCCTTGAACTCGTCTATCTGGATCGGCTTGTCTCGGCCGCGCCCGACAAGCCCGCCGCCTTGCAGCAAGTACAGGCCGTTGCCGAACCGCTGAACTTGCGGGTGAGGTTCGACGGCACGCCACCGGTCGGCGAAAGCCGGCGCTACTATGATCTCTCCGGCAAGACCGTGACATCGACCCTGCGCAAGGGCCTGCCCGGATTTTCAGGCATCGACCTTGCCAGCAATACCAACATGGTGCGCATCGCCCTTGAAAGCCGCTATGGCCCGATGGACATCAGTTTTGACCGCAAGCGCGTGTCCGCCTCGAACCCGCATCAACTTCTGGTTCTCATGGTGTTCACGGGTCTCTTGATGACCGTCATCGCCAGCCTCTTTCTGCGCAACCAGTTGCGGCCGATCAAGCGGCTGGCCCGGGCCGCGGATGCCTTCGGCAAGGGGCGGAGCGTGCGCTACAAACCCTCCGGCGCGACAGAGGTTCGGGCCGCCGGGCAAGCCTTCCTGGACATGCGCGAGCGGATCGAGCGCCAGATCGAGCAGCGGACCATGATGCTGTCGGGCATCAGTCACGATCTGCGCACGCCCCTCACCCGCCTGCGTCTGGGGCTGTCGATGATCGACCCGGCCGAGGACACGGCGGCCATGCTGCGTGATCTCGACGATATGGAGCGGATGATCGAGACCTTTCTCGATTTTGCCCGTGTCGAGGCCCTGGACGATCTGCAATCCGTCGACCCGGCAGACCTACTGGACCGTGTGGCAGGGGCGGTACGCGATGGCGGGCAGCGGGTCCATGTCACAGACTGCTGTCGCGGGACTTCCGCAATGCTGTGCCCACTCGCAGTGGAACGGGCGCTGCACAACCTCATCAACAACGCGCTGCGCCACGGCACGACGGTGGAGGTCGGTCTGGACATCACCGACCGCCATGTCACCTTCCGGGTGGAGGATGACGGGCCGGGGATTCCCGAGGACCGTCGAGAGGAGGCGTTGAAGCCGTTTCAGCGGCTCGATACGGCCCGCAACCAAAACTCCGGGATCGGGGTCGGCCTTGGCCTTGCCATCGCGGCAGACATCGCCCGCAGCCATGGCGGCGCATTGCGGCTGGGGCAAAGTGCACGGCATGGCGGTCTTCTGGCGGAGCTGGTGCTGGCAAGATGA